The window ATCAGAGGCATTGTCGGTATCTCTTTTCCTCTAGACATTGTCAAAGCGATCGTTTTCGCCTGTTTCCATGCTGGCAGCTGCAATAAGTGCTCATGAAGTAAAGCGGTGCTGCACTCAAATTCTTCAGCGCTTATCTGATCAAGCTTGGCTAATGTTTGAAGGCGAAGCTCCTTTTTCATACAGATCATCTCCCATCATAAAAAAACAGCAGGAAAATTCCCTGCTGCTTACTTTGTTTCACGATGTAAAGTTTGTTTTTTATCACGTGAGCAATACTTTTTGAATTCAACGCGATCTGGATTGTTTCGCTTATTCTTTTTAGTAATATAGTTACGCTCACCGCATTCAGTGCAAGCTAGAGTAATATTTACGCGCATATTTTTCCCTCCAAACTAAAATCAATTCACATTCAGACCTAACTATAATACCACTTCTAGCTTAGGAATGCTAGAATGTTTTTTCACCAATTTCATTTTGAGTGCATTCACTTACATATCGCATGGTTATGTCATGAAAAATCGTCTGCTCCCCTATAAAACCTTATCCTTTGTCGTACTGTATACATGAGACCCCCTCTTCTCCCCGCCGCTCTCTTTTATTTTGACAGCGAGCAAGGTTTTCATACTCGTTTTACATATAAAAAGAAAAAAGATGAAAAAAAGGTGATTTTCTTCAGCAATTCCTTTTGAAACTAGCTTTTTTATGGTATAAAAAAGAAGGGTCGAAAACTGTCTGAAACAATCTTGAAAGCCTTTTATGGCTTTCAGCATTAAAATATGAATAAAAGGTGATGAAACATGGAAATTGCAATTATCGGATTGCTTGTTGTCAGTATTGTACTGATCGCATTCTCATATTTTCAAAGAGAGCCGATTAAAGAAGTCGAGCAGGAACTTGAAACACTTCAACTATCTGCAATGCAAGAAATCTATAAACTGAAAAAGAAAATGAAAGTGCTTGAAGAAGAATTACTTGAAACAAACATCGTCGTTCGCAAGCATTCAGAAATTGATCCATCCATCGCAAGACAGATCATTTCAAAGCACCAAAATGGCATGTCTCCTGAGGCCATTGCGCGCGCTGAGCATGTATCTGTAGAAGATGTCAACATGATCATTAAAGACAACGAGAGGGTGCTTGTATGACGAAAAAAAGCATCCAAACGTTTGCAGCAGGTATGATTCTTGCAACTGGGGTTCTTGCGATTGTCTTTTTTCTCACTGGGAAAGACGAGGCAGCAGCTGATACAACAACAAAAGAAACCCTCGCACAGAAAGTAACAGACACTGACGTGAAAAACTATTTAGACTCCAAAAAAGAAGTCACTGTCAGCCGTGAAACGTACCAGCAGCTTCTTGACTATAAAGAAAAAGCGCTGAAGGCAAATGAAGACGGCGATTCTAAGAGTGATAAACAAAAGCCTAAAGGCAAATCGATCAAATTCGTGATTAAAAACGGTATGAGTACAAGTGATGTTTCAGACATGCTGGAAAAGGACGGCATCATCAACTCGTCTAAAGATTTTAATGATTACGTGATTGACGCCGGCTACCATAAAGAAATTCGTGCAGGCAAGTTCAATTTAAAAACAGGGATGACGTTCAAACAAATCGTCAAAGCCTTAACAAAATAACAATAAAAACCCCCTGGCGGCACTGACTTCCAGGGGATTTTTATTATCCAAATCGACCAGATATATAATCATTCGTTCTTTGATCGTTTGGCTCAGAAAACATCACATTCGTATCATTAACCTCAACAAGCTCCCCCATTAAGAAGAATGCCGTTCGGTCTGATACCCTAGCCGCTTGCTGCATGTTATGCGTCACAATGGCAATTGTATATTTCTCTTTCAATTTCATAATCAATTCTTCAATCTTTAATGTTGAGACAGGATCAAGCGCTGATGTTGGTTCATCCATTAATAAGATGTCTGGGCTTGTGGCAATGGCTCTTGCGATACAAAGACGCTGCTGCTGACCGCCAGAAAGGCCTAGAGCGGGAGCACTTAATCGATCTTTCACTTCATCCCATAGGGCAACATCTCGAAGCGCTTTTTCAGCGATTTCTTTCAATTGCTGCTTGCTCTTAACTCCGTGAATTCTTGGTCCGTATACGACATTATCAAAAATTGACTGAGGGAATGGATTCCCTTTTTGAAACACCATACCGACATTTTTACGCAACTCGACTAAATCGACACGACCTTTTAAAATGTTGTCATCTTTATACATCATATCCCCAGTGATTTTCACACCTGGCACTGTTTTGACCATAAGATTTAACGTTTTAATAAACGTTGACTTTCCGCAGCCGGATGGGCCGATAATCGCTGTGACTTCATGCTCTCTAATCGCTAAGTCAATATGCTTCAATGCATGATGCTGTCCATACCAAAGGTTCATATCATTCACACGAAACACTTCTTTTTTTGCTGTTTCAGTTGCTACTGCATTCATCAAATCCACCCGCCTTATCCAAATCGACCATTGATATAGTCTTCTGTTTTTTGCTGCGCAGGACGTGTAAAGATACGTTCTGTGGCATCATATTCTACTAGATCTCCGTTTAAGAAAAAGGCCGTACGATCAGATACACGGAGCGCTTGCTGCATGTTGTGTGTCACAATGACGATTGAATAATCATTTTTCAATTCGCCTAATAGCTCTTCAATTTTCGCATTTGAGATAGGGTCTAGAGCAGAAGCTGGTTCATCTAATAGCAAGACACTAGGTTTCATCGCAAGTGTACGTGCAATACAAAGGCGCTGCTGCTGACCGCCTGACAATGACAAAGCGGATCGGTGCAAACGATCTTTGACCTCATCCCATAACGCCGCCTTTGTTAAGCTTTCTTCAACCGCATCATCAAGCACAGATTTTCTTTTTTCGCCTGCATACTTTAACGCATGGGTGATGTTATTGTAGATCGATTTAGGAAATGGATTTGGTTTTTGGAAGACCATGCCGATTTCTCTTCTTAAATTCACCACATTAATACGGTCATCCAAAATATTTAATCCTTCGTACATGATCGCCCCTTCACTTCTCGCACCTGGAATTAAGTCGTTCATGCGGTTAATACTGCGTAAAAAGGTAGACTTCCCGCAGCCGGATGGACCGATTAATGCGGTGATTGCATTCTTCTCAATCTCGAATGAAATGTGATTGACCGCTCTTTTTTCACCATAATAAATGCTTAAATCCTGCACTTGTAAAATCTGTTCCGCTTGAAGTGGAGCCTTTTTCGCTGCAATCTCTTTTTTTTCTGCCAGCATTTGAACCATATCCCCTTCACACCTCTCTCACATTATTTTGACGTAAGCTTTTTATGAATAAATGAACCAAGCCATCTAGCTGCTAAATTGAACAATAAGACTGAAAGCACAAGTACAGCTGATGCACCATTTGCAATGGCTTCTGCATCTGGAATGATTCCTTGTGTATTGACGTTCCATATATGAACGGCTAATGTTTCTGCCGGTCTAAACACATTCAGCGGTGACGTATCAGAAAAAGGACTCCAGTTTGTGAAATCAAGGCGCGGTGTGGAGAGACCTGCTGTAAAAAGAAGGGCAGCCGCCTCACCAAAGACTCTTCCTGATGCTAAAATCGCACCAGTGATTATAGACGGAAGCGCACCTGGAATAAGGACCGTTTTGACTGTGTGCCACTTCGTTACACCAAGCGCAAGTGATGCTTCCTTTTGATCCTTCGGTACAGAGCGCAGCGCATCTTCTGTCACCCTGACCATCACCGGCAGGTTAAACACAGTGAGCGCAAGAGCTCCTCCAATGATCGTATAGCCCCAGCCTGTTAAATTCACAAACATGAGTAAACCAAACATCCCAATGACGATAGACGGAAGTGAAGACAGCACTTCAATACATGTACGAATAAAATCTGTGACTTTGTTTTGAGGTGCATACTCTGCCATATACACTCCCCCGCCGACGCCAAGCGGGACTGTGATCAGCATCGTAATAAACAAAATATAAAACGAGTTAAACAGCTGATCCCTGATGCCGCCGCCAGAGCCAATCGCACTTGAGCGAGTGGTCAAAAAGTCAAAGTTTAATTCTTTTGCACCATTGAAAATGATATAAGAAAACAAACCAACGAGGATTGCCGTAATAATGGCAGCACATAATCCAAAAACAAACGTGGCAAAACGATCGGTCATTTTGCTATTCATTAAATCTTCCTCCTAGACGACAAGTATCTAATAATAAGTATGAACATAAATGATACAACTAGAAGGACAAGTCCCATTGACCAAAGTGTATTGTTTTCAACACTTCCATACGTTGTGTGACCCATGTTTAACGTAATAATGGTTGTTAATGTACCAGCTGTATCCATAATGCTCTCTGGTAAATTACGCGTGTTTCCAATGACCATCTGTACAGCAAGGGCTTCTCCAAATGCTCTAGCCATGCCGAGCACGACCGCTGTCATTAATGTTGGCAGAGCTGCCGGGACAAGCACACGTCTAATCGTTTGCCATCTTGTTGCGCCTAATGCGTACGATCCCTCACGTAAACTTTTTGGTAGTGAACCCATTGCATCAGTCGCAATGGATGTAACGGTTGGCAGGATCATAATAGACAGGACAATCGTTCCTGCTAGCACGCTATGTCCTGAGCCGCTTGACTTGAAATGTCCGATAAACGGCACCAATACTGTAAGACCTATGAATCCGTAAACAACGGATGGAATCCCTACAAGCAATTCAATGACTGGCTGGAGGATTTTACGTCCCCAAGCAGGTGCAATTTCTGTCATAAAGATGGCGCCTGCGATGCCTAGCGGCGCTGCAATGAGTGCCGATAGGAGCGTGACGGCGATTGATCCAAAGATAAACGGAAATGCACCGTACTGCGGGTTTTCTGCTGTTGGGTTCCAATTGATACTGGTTAAGAACTCAATTGGGCTTACACCATTTACGATGAAAGATTGTAAACCCTTAATGCCAAGGAAGATGGTAATGGCGATTGATACAGCAATCATTAAGAATGCGCAAAATCTCACCAAAATACTTCCTCTTACTTCATCCATTTGCCTATTTTTCTTCGAGCTGATCAGTCGATCGCTCGCTTCTGTATGTTCTATCTGCTTCATCTTTTTCTACACTCCTATGAATGTCATAAAAGGAAAAGTGAAAAGCTCCACTTTTCCTTCATCAGCAATTCAAGACCTCTTACTTATCTGTTTGTTTGCCTGTTGCGTCTCTTTCTACTTTCATATTAGAAACTGAGATGTAACCTTGGTCTTTGACGATTTCTTTTTGTACTTCATCACTCATGAGGTAATCTAAGAATTGTTTTGCTAGACCATCCGGCTCACCTTTTGTATAAGAATGCTCGTAAGCCCAAATTGTATATTTACCGCTTTCTACATTGCTTTCTTCCGGTTTCACACCATCAATGCTAAGCGGTGTTATTTTGTCATCTGTTAAATAAGAGAATGCTAGGTATCCAATCGCACCTGGTGTTTCTGCAATCAGTTTTTTCACTGTGTTTGAAGAATCTTCTGTGATTCCTTCTGCAGGTGTTGCACCATCAAGTGCATACTTCACAAATGTTGCACGAGTTCCTGAAGAGTCAGGTCTGTTCACAAGAGTGATTTTTTGGTCTTTCCCGCCAAGCTCTTTCCAGTTTTTGATTTTACCAGTGAAGATTTTTTTCAATTCGTCCTTTGTGATGTCTTTGACACCAACTTCAGGGTTTACAGCTGCGGCCATTCCAACAACTGCTACTTTGTGGTCTGTTAAAGCTTTTGCGTCGATTCCGTCTTTCTCTTCTGCGAATACATCTGAGTTACCAATTTGTACAGATCCTTCTGAAACTTGAGAAAGTCCAGTTCCTGAACCGCCGGCTTGCACTTGAATATCGGCTTTTGGATGTTTATCCATGAATTTTTCTGCTGCCGCAAGAACTAAAGGCTGCATCGCAGATGATCCTGAGATGGTAATGGAACCTGATGCCTCATCTTTGTTTGAAGCATTTCCTTTACTGTCTTTTGAATCTCCGCTTGAGCTGCTGTTTCCGCATGCTGTGACGAATGCTAACAATGCGATAGTAAGGAAAGTAAGCAGCCATAATTTGTTCTTTTTCATTTCAAGAATACCCCCTGAATAATTTGTCCTACGAGTAATACATTAAAGGTTCTTTATTAATTTCGTTTAAATGGAATGTTAAGGTTTTGTAAATGTCGAAGTTTTGTAGAGATCTTGCGATGTTTTTTATGCATTTTGTCAATTTATCTCGAAAAATTTGAAGAAAACGTAAAAAAAACGCCCACAAAAAGTGAGCGTTTTTACCTAGAAAAGGTCTAGTCATTTGTTTCTGCTTCATTTTCAATTTTATTTTTGTTCTTCGCTTGTGTATCATTGCTTTCCTGTTTTGATTTCAGCTCAAAGTACTTGTCTAATACTTGTTCACCGATATCATTTGTAATTGGATAGCGCTGGTTGTAGTCTTGATACACCCACGGTACAACGACGGAAATGGCCACTTCTGGATTATCAGCAGGCGCATACGCAACAAGAGTGGTGTTATACGTTGGTGTGCCGCGTTTGCTTTTAATTGGGCCGTCATAGAATGATTGAGCGGTCCCTGTTTTGCCAGCCGGGTTGTATTTTTTGTTGCCAAAGTTCGAATAGGCTGTCCCTCGTGGGTTCTGCATAACAAGCTTGAAGCCTTGCTGAACACGCTTGATCTCATCACTCGTCATGTCTAGCTTATTCAATACGTCCGGTTTGACGGATTCTGTTACAGCACCAATGCCGCGCTGCGGATCTGGCTCTCTCACTTCTTTAACAAGCTGCGGACGTAAACGATATCCGCCATTTGCAACCGTTGAAACGTATTGCGCCATTTGCAGCGGTGTAAACGTATCATACTGTCCAATTGCATAGTCAAGCAGGAGACCAGATTGTGTAGACGTTCCCCGGTAGCCTGTCGCTTCGTTTGGCAGGTCAATCCCTGTTTTGACACCGAGACCAAATTTACTGAAATTATAACGGAATGTATCAAAAGCTTTCGGATCGATTGGGAGCGGCTGGTTCTTACGATACTCCCCTTTTCCAACGGCAATCGCTGTTTTAAACATATACACGTTAGATGAACGCTCGAGTGCCGTTAAATCATTAATGAGTCCCATATTTTGATAGGATTTCTTTGGCGGTGACTGCGCGATATATAGCGGTTCATCGTACTGGGTACTTCCTATGTGAAGCACGCCTGTTTTATATCCCGTCAGTACAGTTGCCCCTTTGACAGCTGAGCCCATCGCATAGGATGATGTCATCGTTCCTAATGCGTAGTCATCAAATTTATATTTTCCGTTTTTATTTGAAATCTGTTTCCCCGCTACGGAGAGAACTTCTCCATTTCTCGGGTCCATCATGACAACAAATGCGCGATCAAGAAGCTCTGTGCCGCCTCTTTGTTTCGCACTTCTCAAGTTCTTTTCAACGATTTTTTCAACCGCTTTTTGCAGCTGAATATCGATGGTGAGCACAAGGTCTTTCCCGCTCTTTCCTTCTGTTAGCACTTTAGAGCTTGTCACATTGCCCTCTTTATCAGTTGTGCTCTGTTCTTTTTCCTTTTGGCCTTGCAGGACATCTTCATATTGATATTCTAGATAGCTTTTTCCTACACGATCATTTCGGCTGTAGCCGAGCGATAAATAATGTTCAAGAAGTGACTGCGGAAGTCCTTCATCACTTGAGGACACACTGCCGAGCATACTGCGGAGCAGTCCTTTATACGGATAGCTGCGTGACCAGTCTGTTGTGACATCCACACCTGGCAGCTCGTCCAAATGCTCAGAGACGTAAGCAATTTCGCTTGGCTTCACATCATCATTTTTAATGAATTGAGGCGTAAGTGCATAACCTGCATCCATCTGTCTTTTAATCGCAAGCACTTGTAAGTCTTTTTTCGTCAGTTGATTTAATTCCTTGTCCGTGATGCGTTTCAGCTGAAGCTCATATAATTTATCATCAGCGACCTTATCGTCACCCTTTAATTTCGATTCCTTTTGAACAAGCTTTTTCGCTTCATTCGGATGCGTTAAAATCCAGAAATCTTTTTTGTCACGATCTGTGATTTTTTTCGTACTCACATGAATCATATCCGCTAATTTTGTAGCCACTTTGAGCCGCTCTTCTTGTGAAGTCGTCGAGGTTCTCGTATATGTAATGGCATTTAGCGCTTTATTACTGACAATCGTATTATAGTTTCGATCGTAAATTTTTCCGCGTGGAGCAGATGAGCTGACATTCACATCTTCTTGTTTTTCTGCCTGCTTTTTATAATCTTCTCCATTGACAATTTGTACAAATCCGAGTCTCACAACAACACCGGTAAAAATAATAAACGCAGCTAAAAATAGTAAATTCAGCCGGAGTGGAAGTGTTTTGCGCCCTTCCTTTGCGTCTTTTTTGTTTTTCTTGTTTCTCATCACATCACCTTTTCTATCAAGAAAGAAATGGCACCCCTTTTTGTGTATAAAAGGTGCCATCATCATTTTAGCGGTTTTTCTATTATTTATCTAGAAATTTGATGTTCCATTGGTAAGAAATTTTACCTTTCTCCCTTAATAAGGTTCGTGTGAGAAACTGGCTTTTGACCGTCAGTCTCTTTCATATCAGCTGTTTTTTCTTTTAAATGAATATCTTTTACAAAATAATAAATGAGTGTGTGTCCCGCTCCAAGCACAACAAGAGAAGCAGGAATTCCGAGCTCATCACCCAGTAAGGTGACAGACAGAAGAAACAACACAATGGAACAAATACGGCCAGCATTTAAAAACAGCTCCCTGACCACAATATATTCAATTCGGGCTTTCCTTGCATACCTTGCATGACCGATAACATCGTATGTTAAGGATACATATGGAACAAGCAGAAGCGGGTATCCTATCGCAATGGCTACCGCATACATGAGAAGTGATACATAGGACAAGTGAAAGACGATTAAGAACAAGGCGCCGTATAAAATCAGCCCGCCAAGCATAATGGCTTTCTTTCGCCATTTTTTCTTAATCAAACGTGTAGCGAAGAAATAAGCGAAAAAGGCAACACCTGAGTTCACTAAACCAAACGTCCCGAGAGCAAGCTCACTGTTTGTTGCAATAAACACAAAGACACTGATTAAGAAGACAAAGACCCCTTCACGAAGCCCTTGAAAAAAGTGAGCTGTTGTAATCTTACGCCAATTCTCGTCGGCATGGCGTTCTTTCCATATTTGCTTGATGATAAATTTCCCTTTTGACTGCCTTCTCTTGAGGAAAAAGCTCATCACAACCGCTAGTGAAAACAAAAAAAGCGATAACGTG is drawn from Bacillus pumilus and contains these coding sequences:
- a CDS encoding peptidoglycan D,D-transpeptidase FtsI family protein, with protein sequence MRNKKNKKDAKEGRKTLPLRLNLLFLAAFIIFTGVVVRLGFVQIVNGEDYKKQAEKQEDVNVSSSAPRGKIYDRNYNTIVSNKALNAITYTRTSTTSQEERLKVATKLADMIHVSTKKITDRDKKDFWILTHPNEAKKLVQKESKLKGDDKVADDKLYELQLKRITDKELNQLTKKDLQVLAIKRQMDAGYALTPQFIKNDDVKPSEIAYVSEHLDELPGVDVTTDWSRSYPYKGLLRSMLGSVSSSDEGLPQSLLEHYLSLGYSRNDRVGKSYLEYQYEDVLQGQKEKEQSTTDKEGNVTSSKVLTEGKSGKDLVLTIDIQLQKAVEKIVEKNLRSAKQRGGTELLDRAFVVMMDPRNGEVLSVAGKQISNKNGKYKFDDYALGTMTSSYAMGSAVKGATVLTGYKTGVLHIGSTQYDEPLYIAQSPPKKSYQNMGLINDLTALERSSNVYMFKTAIAVGKGEYRKNQPLPIDPKAFDTFRYNFSKFGLGVKTGIDLPNEATGYRGTSTQSGLLLDYAIGQYDTFTPLQMAQYVSTVANGGYRLRPQLVKEVREPDPQRGIGAVTESVKPDVLNKLDMTSDEIKRVQQGFKLVMQNPRGTAYSNFGNKKYNPAGKTGTAQSFYDGPIKSKRGTPTYNTTLVAYAPADNPEVAISVVVPWVYQDYNQRYPITNDIGEQVLDKYFELKSKQESNDTQAKNKNKIENEAETND
- the pstC gene encoding phosphate ABC transporter permease subunit PstC; translated protein: MKQIEHTEASDRLISSKKNRQMDEVRGSILVRFCAFLMIAVSIAITIFLGIKGLQSFIVNGVSPIEFLTSINWNPTAENPQYGAFPFIFGSIAVTLLSALIAAPLGIAGAIFMTEIAPAWGRKILQPVIELLVGIPSVVYGFIGLTVLVPFIGHFKSSGSGHSVLAGTIVLSIMILPTVTSIATDAMGSLPKSLREGSYALGATRWQTIRRVLVPAALPTLMTAVVLGMARAFGEALAVQMVIGNTRNLPESIMDTAGTLTTIITLNMGHTTYGSVENNTLWSMGLVLLVVSFMFILIIRYLSSRRKI
- the pstB gene encoding phosphate ABC transporter ATP-binding protein PstB, yielding MNAVATETAKKEVFRVNDMNLWYGQHHALKHIDLAIREHEVTAIIGPSGCGKSTFIKTLNLMVKTVPGVKITGDMMYKDDNILKGRVDLVELRKNVGMVFQKGNPFPQSIFDNVVYGPRIHGVKSKQQLKEIAEKALRDVALWDEVKDRLSAPALGLSGGQQQRLCIARAIATSPDILLMDEPTSALDPVSTLKIEELIMKLKEKYTIAIVTHNMQQAARVSDRTAFFLMGELVEVNDTNVMFSEPNDQRTNDYISGRFG
- the rpmG gene encoding 50S ribosomal protein L33, whose translation is MRVNITLACTECGERNYITKKNKRNNPDRVEFKKYCSRDKKQTLHRETK
- the pstB gene encoding phosphate ABC transporter ATP-binding protein PstB — its product is MVQMLAEKKEIAAKKAPLQAEQILQVQDLSIYYGEKRAVNHISFEIEKNAITALIGPSGCGKSTFLRSINRMNDLIPGARSEGAIMYEGLNILDDRINVVNLRREIGMVFQKPNPFPKSIYNNITHALKYAGEKRKSVLDDAVEESLTKAALWDEVKDRLHRSALSLSGGQQQRLCIARTLAMKPSVLLLDEPASALDPISNAKIEELLGELKNDYSIVIVTHNMQQALRVSDRTAFFLNGDLVEYDATERIFTRPAQQKTEDYINGRFG
- a CDS encoding endolytic transglycosylase MltG, coding for MTKKSIQTFAAGMILATGVLAIVFFLTGKDEAAADTTTKETLAQKVTDTDVKNYLDSKKEVTVSRETYQQLLDYKEKALKANEDGDSKSDKQKPKGKSIKFVIKNGMSTSDVSDMLEKDGIINSSKDFNDYVIDAGYHKEIRAGKFNLKTGMTFKQIVKALTK
- a CDS encoding phosphate ABC transporter substrate-binding protein; this encodes MKKNKLWLLTFLTIALLAFVTACGNSSSSGDSKDSKGNASNKDEASGSITISGSSAMQPLVLAAAEKFMDKHPKADIQVQAGGSGTGLSQVSEGSVQIGNSDVFAEEKDGIDAKALTDHKVAVVGMAAAVNPEVGVKDITKDELKKIFTGKIKNWKELGGKDQKITLVNRPDSSGTRATFVKYALDGATPAEGITEDSSNTVKKLIAETPGAIGYLAFSYLTDDKITPLSIDGVKPEESNVESGKYTIWAYEHSYTKGEPDGLAKQFLDYLMSDEVQKEIVKDQGYISVSNMKVERDATGKQTDK
- the pstA gene encoding phosphate ABC transporter permease PstA, which translates into the protein MNSKMTDRFATFVFGLCAAIITAILVGLFSYIIFNGAKELNFDFLTTRSSAIGSGGGIRDQLFNSFYILFITMLITVPLGVGGGVYMAEYAPQNKVTDFIRTCIEVLSSLPSIVIGMFGLLMFVNLTGWGYTIIGGALALTVFNLPVMVRVTEDALRSVPKDQKEASLALGVTKWHTVKTVLIPGALPSIITGAILASGRVFGEAAALLFTAGLSTPRLDFTNWSPFSDTSPLNVFRPAETLAVHIWNVNTQGIIPDAEAIANGASAVLVLSVLLFNLAARWLGSFIHKKLTSK
- a CDS encoding MFS transporter — its product is MSRLKKMFGDMDVTKDLMLLLTIGGLYALAIALSNTFVNVYLWKQSGKFTDLAIYNLAIVVLQPITFLFAGRLAKKIDRAFVLRFGVIFLAAFYLIVLMAGEQAAARLVLLGSVLGIGYGFYWLAFNVLTFEITEPETRDFFNGFLGVLSSTAGMIGPLIAGIVISQLTDDTGYTVIFTLSLFLFSLAVVMSFFLKRRQSKGKFIIKQIWKERHADENWRKITTAHFFQGLREGVFVFLISVFVFIATNSELALGTFGLVNSGVAFFAYFFATRLIKKKWRKKAIMLGGLILYGALFLIVFHLSYVSLLMYAVAIAIGYPLLLVPYVSLTYDVIGHARYARKARIEYIVVRELFLNAGRICSIVLFLLSVTLLGDELGIPASLVVLGAGHTLIYYFVKDIHLKEKTADMKETDGQKPVSHTNLIKGER